The following nucleotide sequence is from Candidatus Methanomethylicota archaeon.
AGTAAAAGCCCCTATATCAAGATATTTACCCATCCGAAGGTTCTCAGGGTATTGAACCATCCACTGCCACTTAGTTAAGCCGTTCACATCAAAAGCAGAAAACTCCCAATTCCCATATTTCCACCGTAAAATATTCTCAATTAAATCTAACTCAGCCATATCAGTTACATCTTAACGATATTTTTATATTTAACGCAATTCAAAACCCATGTCATTTAAATGATTACTCTTCGGTAATTTAAAGAAAATCTTAAGAAGCACCTTTATGCGTTTATCAATATGATATTTTTCCTCAAAAGTTTTTCTTGCATTTAATGAAAGTTTTTTAGCATAATCCTCATTTTGCAATATAGTTACTATGTAGTTAGCTAGTTTTTGATAATCTCCTTTTTTAATAGTAAAGCCATTAAATCCATGAATTACTATGGTCTTAGGAGATTGTATGCCTATAACAGGTTTGCCAAAGCAAAAAGCCTCAAGCGTAGTTGTTCCCGTCCCAGGATAAGCCAAGTCACAGACCAAAGTTGACAATCTATAAAGATTTATCATTGAATCATGGCTAATTTTTCCCACTAGAAAAACCTTATCCTCCAGGTTATTCTCTTTTATAAACTTTATAACCTCGTCCCTTAATTCGCCATCTCCAGTAACAATAAAAACAGCATCATCTATTTGTTTACCCACAATTTGTGCAGCTTTAACAAACTCTCTTATACCATAAGCCGGTTTAAGTTGAGGCCCATACATGACAACCTTCTTGCCTCTTAACTTATCTAAAGGAAAACCCAACTTCTTTCTTAATTCATCTGCAGAGATCTCATCTATATCTTCCATGGAAAAATCGGGAATTCCCGGAGGTATATACACTATCTTTTGGTAATATTTTGATTTCACCATGTTCTTAGCAAGAAATCTGTGAATCTTATGATTAACTATAATTAAGTCAGATTTCTCCATTACTATGCGAGAAATAATTCTGTTCCAACCGCTAATACCGTAGTTCTTAACATCTCGCAAAACTTGAATATCATATCCCCATATGCTCCCCACAATTTTGCAATTATATATTTTGGATAAAATAAGCCCTACTATTCCTGCTGGAAAAAGCCAGTGAGCATATATCAAGTCGAATTTTTGATTCCTCAATTCATTATTACAAAAAAGTTTACTTGTAATTAATAAATAAGGAAGGATATGTGGGAAGGGTGGTATTCTCAACTTTAGCATGGCAACAAGAATATAAGGAAGGTTGTTAAAAAAACATTTAAGATCTCTAATAAAACTATTTGTATCGAATTTAGGAGTAACAAGATAAGTGACATTGATATATTGTCTTAAGCTTTCTGCCTCGTATCTAATCTGAGGATGTTCCGCAGATGTTAGGAATAAGACTTGCATCAAGTGTCACTAGCACCCAGAAGATATTTCTGCAAATCTATATAAGGGCTTCTCGATAACCCTCAAACCTAAAGCAGGCATCCGAGATGTTTAACCCTCGGTTCGCTAATCTGACAACTTCGTCGAAAACGAAGCTGTAAGCTATCTTCTGGGGGCACTTACCCACTTTAAACGAGACTACCCAGAATCTCCATTTGGATAATTTAACAGTATCACATTTATAACAGGGCACTCGTGCCATATATTAACATTAACATTGAAAATCTATTGCGAGCTTCGTGAAGACAACTCACAATGTTTTTTATGCTTTGAGAAATAGATGTATAGTACTAGAGAGGTGAAAAATATAATGAGTAAAGGAAGTAAGCCTAAACCCTCTAGTAGTAAAGAGGAGGTAACGATGCTTGTTACTAATTCTCCTTTGTTATTAAATAGGATTAATTCTGTTTTTTTACCTATGTCCTTTCCAATATTTAATGGGAAAATAAATTCTAGATGATTAAGTCCTTCCTTTAAATTTAATGAGAAGAACTTGGAAAAGTAATAGGTACTGATTAGCATGGTCGCATTACCTGCGTTTTTCGCATAAATATCGATAGATAGACTAGTTTTCGTTTGATTTTCTATCCTTATGGATTTTACAGTAGCTCTTATAATAGAAATGTTTGAGTTAAGAGAAGTCTGTAGCTTTTTTCCTTTTATATCATAAATAAAATAGTTATCCGTGACATTGATAATTCTACCTTTAATAGCAGTCGTATTGCTCACAAAATGAAGATAATTATTGAGAACTTCCGTAGGCTCTAAAACATCCAAGTATATGTTTACCCCTCCTATGTAACCCTCGAAAAAGTTTTGGGCACTCCACGATCCAATGTAGATTTTAAAACCTGGTGATACATTAAGAATAAGGTTCTCATCCAAAACTATCTTTTTTGCTGGCTTGCCATCCAGATAAGTAACAATATTTTTACCATCAAAAACTCCTACAAACTGGTGCCAACGATTATCACTAAAGTTGCCTGCTATTACGGAGCTGTACACCTCATCTCTCTTCAAGATAAAGCTCAACGTAGTAGAGTTTGTGGAAAGATAGATCCCCCAATTATATGTTCTATTATCATATCCTCCCATCACGAGAAACTTTCCATTCTGTTGCACACTTGTTTTAAACCATATCTCGACAGAAAGCTTCTGGAAGGACTTGTATAAAGGTTGGTCTGATATTACTATATAATCCTTTTTGCCATCAAAGTATAAAACTTTAGCTTGGTTTTCATATTCCCACTTAGGTGAACCGTAAATTTTAATGTTTAAACTTGAACCAAAGGGAGTATAGTAATTAGTAGAGTTAATAAATGATAAGTGAACCAAAATGTTTTTATCCTTGAGGAATGTCTGTCTTGGAACACCGATGTTATCTTCTCGTTCGACGAGGATCGCGGGGAGCTTATACAAGAGAAGATCATTTATGCCAAGCCTGGATGCAGGCCATGTTGCAATTTCACTTGTACTTACAGCTATTTTGGCACC
It contains:
- a CDS encoding glycosyltransferase family 4 protein; the encoded protein is MLKLRIPPFPHILPYLLITSKLFCNNELRNQKFDLIYAHWLFPAGIVGLILSKIYNCKIVGSIWGYDIQVLRDVKNYGISGWNRIISRIVMEKSDLIIVNHKIHRFLAKNMVKSKYYQKIVYIPPGIPDFSMEDIDEISADELRKKLGFPLDKLRGKKVVMYGPQLKPAYGIREFVKAAQIVGKQIDDAVFIVTGDGELRDEVIKFIKENNLEDKVFLVGKISHDSMINLYRLSTLVCDLAYPGTGTTTLEAFCFGKPVIGIQSPKTIVIHGFNGFTIKKGDYQKLANYIVTILQNEDYAKKLSLNARKTFEEKYHIDKRIKVLLKIFFKLPKSNHLNDMGFELR
- a CDS encoding LamG domain-containing protein: RLWWEIPLSEKLFFFFSILSPDILTPLITAFAIFSPLVMRENHEEKIFASISLLSLLIAFLGFLGYSGYWDVQRYGLPVILMLQLAGLTAFMLSLGKGLAIYAATIFMQMLTYLNYIVHEDKGYTFYLWATKPQDTYDNTFILSMIYSFSLLIFIGSRLLIIISQITNILGRKLIRIMQVLILTGIFLSFIINNISLTLYSVKTNSMFQDYGIKSLAFQLERLNNNLTLLVSNVYALPIYLKEKWIMIPPLLEPSDLEALLKMGVGAKIAVSTSEIATWPASRLGINDLLLYKLPAILVEREDNIGVPRQTFLKDKNILVHLSFINSTNYYTPFGSSLNIKIYGSPKWEYENQAKVLYFDGKKDYIVISDQPLYKSFQKLSVEIWFKTSVQQNGKFLVMGGYDNRTYNWGIYLSTNSTTLSFILKRDEVYSSVIAGNFSDNRWHQFVGVFDGKNIVTYLDGKPAKKIVLDENLILNVSPGFKIYIGSWSAQNFFEGYIGGVNIYLDVLEPTEVLNNYLHFVSNTTAIKGRIINVTDNYFIYDIKGKKLQTSLNSNISIIRATVKSIRIENQTKTSLSIDIYAKNAGNATMLISTYYFSKFFSLNLKEGLNHLEFIFPLNIGKDIGKKTELILFNNKGELVTSIVTSSLLLEGLGLLPLLIIFFTSLVLYIYFSKHKKHCELSSRSSQ